From the Haemophilus parainfluenzae genome, the window TTCAACTTTATGATCACGCGCTTGAGGTGCTGGTGTTAAACCAGACGTAGCGGAGACCTTGATAATGTCTTGCGATTGAACGCCTTGACCACTTCCTGCCATATTATGCCTCCGCTTTCTCAATGTTTACCAAGAATGTTTTATATTCTGGTGTTTGAGTGACTGCTTCACCCCAAGATGGTGTTAAGGTGTTGGTGGAGAAACCACGATTACCTTTACCATTTAAGGCTTTCATATTCCAGTGAATTGGAATACCCACGTGATGTACGGTACGTCCATCGACTTCTAAATCTTTCAAACGTTTTGTTACCACTGCAACGGCTTTAATGTAGCCACGGCGAGAAGTAATTTTCACCATATCACCTTTTTGGATGCCTTTTTCTGCTGCTAATTTCTCACCAATTTCCACGAATTGTTGTGGTTGAGCGATGATATTTAACGCAGATTGAGCTGTCCAACTGTGGAAGTGCTCGGTCAAACGATAAGTCGTTGCCACATAAGGGAAGTCTTTGTTTGAACCGATAAATTCACGGTCTTCTTTATAAATACGAACAGTCGGATCAGAGACGACACTTGGGTGTAGTGGGTTAGTGTCAATCGGACTCTCAATTGGTTCATAGTGCTCCGGCATAGGACCATTCGCAATTTTATCTACCGCGAATAGACGGCCAACACCTTCCGCAGACATAATAAATGGACCTGCGTCAGAACCTGGTGGTTGTGTGCCATAGTCAGCGACATCTAACCAGTTCCAGTTTTTACCGTTCCATTTGATTAATTGACGGTGTTTATCCCAAGGGTTACCATTAATATCAAGTGAAGCACGGCTATAAAGAATACGACGGTTTGCTGGCCATGCGAAGCCCCAACCTAATGTACAACCTAAACCTGATGGGTCAGAGTTGTCACGGTTTGCGGTTTGGTTACCTTTTTCAGTCCATTGACCCACATAGATCCAGTTACCTGCAGAGGTTGTACCATCATCACGTAAGTGAGCGAATCCGTTAAGTAACTGACCTTTTTTATACATGACGTTGCCATCAGCATCGAGAAGATCAGCAAGCGCGTAGCCGTTTAATTCTTTCGCTAACTCTACAGAACTTGGTGAATGTGGCTGAGCATAGTTCCAAGTCATCGCCTCGAAAGATTCGATACCACGACCACCTTCTTTTTGATAAAGATGATGCATTTCTTCACGAATCATAGAAAGAATTTCAACATCTGGTAACGCTTCACCTGGTTGGTCACAGCCTTTCCAGTGCCATTGAGCCCAACGACCAGAGTTAGCAATCGAACCATCTTCTTCTGCGAAACAGGTGGTTGGTAAACGGAATACTTCAGTTTGAATATCTGCTGGAGTTACATTGTTTGATTCACCAAAGTTTTTCCAGAACTCAGAAGATTCAGTTTGAAGCGGATCCATTACGATTAAGAACTTCAATTTACTCATACCCGCAACAGTTTTGTTTTTATTCGGTAATGAGTTTAATACGTTGAAACCTTGTAAAATCCAACCGTTCAATTTGCCATCATTCATTAACTTAACATGAGTGATAGGGTCGTATAAGCGGTCTGCTTTTGGTAAGAAATCGAAACCCCAACCATTTTCTTTGGTTGCTTTATCACCATAGAACGTTTTCATCATACTCACGAAGAATTTCGATGTATTACGATAGTAGTTCACCTGGTTTGGTACGATATCTTTTGGCGTAATCGCATTAATGTATTGTTCGTAGGACGTATCTTTATCATTCGGCAAACGCATATAACCCGGTAAAGACATCGGCAATAAGCCCATATCTGTTGTACCTTGTACGTTTGAGTGTCCACGTAATGCATTAATACCGCCACCTGGCATCCCCATATTACCTAAGAGTAATTGGATCATTGCCATTGAACGAATGTTTTGTGTACCGATTGTGTGCTCAGTAAAGCCTAACGCATATAAGTGCGTCATGGTTTTATTCGGTGCAGAGGTTTTACCAATTTCTTCACAGATTTGTAAGAAGAGTTTTTGTTTAACGCCGGTAATACGTTCAACCATTTCTGGGGTATAGCGAGAAACGTGATCTTTCAAGATATTAATCACACAGCGTGGATCTTGTAAGGTCATATCACGTTTAGCATTACCATTTTCATCAAATTGGTAATTCCATTTAGATTTATCGTAAGTGCGTTTTTCTTCATCAAAACCTACGAATAAACCATCTTCAAATTTGAAACCTTCATCAACTAAGAATGAAGCATTGGTATAGTGTTTAACGTATTCGTGTTGAATTTGATTAGTTTCCAATAAGTAACGGATCACACCCATTAAGAATGCGATATCAGAACCGGAACGAATTGGTGCATGAAGGTCAGCTACAGAAGCTGTACGGTTAAAGCGAGGGTCAACCACGATGATTTTCGCACCGTTTTTCTTCGCTTCGATCGCCCAACGGAAGCCAACAGGGTGAGCTTCAGCAGGGTTACCACCTTGAACAATAATAAGATTGGCGTTTTTGATGTCAACCCAGTTGTTTGTCATGGCACCGCGACCAAATGATGGAGCAAGACTTGCTACCGTTGGTCCGTGTCAAGTATTCGCTTGGTTACACATCGGCACTATGCCCAACATTCGCACCCATTTATGAGTAAGAAGTGCGGCCTCGTTGCTCATGGCGGAGGCGGTCATAATACCTGTGGTTGTCCAACGGTTAACTGTTTTGCCACTTGCGTCTTTTTCAACAAAGTTAGCATCACGGTCATCTTTTAATAAACGAGAAACGCGTTTGATCGCTTCTTCCCAAGAAAGACGAACCCATTTGTCAGAACCCGGTGCACGATATTCAGGGTATAAAGCACGGCTTTCACTATTCACATAGTCTAATGCGCCCGCACCTTTAGGACATAATGCCCCGCGGCTTACCGGATGATCAGGGTCACCTTCAAGGTGGAATAATTTAGAACGGGTATTGGTGCCTGTATGGCTACTTAAAGTATCGTAAGGTTTGCCTGTGCTATATAACAACATACCACAGCTCACGGCACAATATGTACAGGTGTTACGGGATTCAAACGCCCGTAATAATTTGTACTCACGTGGCGCTGCTAAAACAGATGATGGTGCAAAGCCCAACATTGCCGCAGACGTCCCCGCCATACCACCTGCACAGATCTTAAAGAACTTACGTCTAGAGACCTGCATAATCACTCCTTCATAACGGCGAACCGTTAAGATATTTCGATAGTATAAATTCGTATAGATAATTTATTTGATTTCGTTAAAATAACGTATCAACCATTAAATCGGCTATAAAAATGACCAATTTAAACAGGGATAATTTTAACTATTTTTTAACCTGAAATCTATAATCAAAACTTGTTATAATCGTTTTAAAACTTGAGCCAGATCACAAAACAAGCATTTTTTGTTAAAAAAAAGTAACATTTTAGCTACAACCATTTTATTGGGAAAAAATAATGCACTGGATAATCCAAAAAACAATCAATTTTTTTAAAAAAACACCTGAAAATCCGACCGCACTTTTCATTGAAAAACAAGATAGTCTGGCTGCGGAAGTCCCTGTTTCTCTTGTCTATAATGGTATTGCGCATACCGTCATGATGTGTTCTCCACAAGATTTAGAGGATTTTGCTTTAGGCTTTTCATTGGCAGAAGGTATTATTGAGAAAAAAGCGGATATTTATGGCATTGATGTGGTGGAAGTATGCAATGGAATCGAAGTGCAAATTGAATTATCTAGCCGCCAATTTGTGGCATTAAAAGATCATCGCCGAACATTAACAGGCAGAACAGGATGTGGCATTTGCGGCACAGAACAAATCTCACAAGTTTATAAAAAATTGCCAAAATTAGACCGCACTTTCCAATTTAATTTAAATTTATTAGATGGTTGTTTAGCACAATTACAAGCCAATCAAGCACTCGGAAAAGAAACGGGCGCGACACATGCAGCCGCCTTTTTTGATTTATCGGGTAATTTACTGGCGATTCGAGAAGATGTTGGGCGACATGTTGCACTAGATAAATTAATTGGCTGGCATGCAAAACAAAATCAACCACAAGGATTTGTGTTGGTTTCGAGCCGAGCCAGTTATGAAATGGTTCAAAAATCGGTAGCTTGTGGTATCGAGTTACTTGTTGCGATTTCTGCTGCGACAGATCTCGCCGTGAATATGGCTGAACAACACAATCTTTCCCTTATCGGCTTTGCTCGCCCAGGAAAAGCCAATATCTATGCGGGTAAAGAGCGGTTGGTTTTAGCTTAGTTTTATCTATTAAAAACAAGTGCGGTCAAAAACACCATGATTTTTAACCGCACTTTTTGTTTATTTCTTTTATTCTTTTGGCGATTTACTCTCTAAGAGCACTTCAGAAACCCAGCGTTGGGTGAGGCGTTTACCTTCTTGATCTGTACCAAATTTCATAAAATCAATATCCACGAGTTTTAATTTGCTCGCCGGCAGGAAGCCTGGCGCCGGTTCAGCATGAATATTGGTTGGAAGTTGATAAGAGTCTGATTCTCGCCACGGAATTTCTTGTGCTTCTTTGCTTAGTACAAAATCCATAAACAGCTTAGCATTATCGAGGTTTCTTGCTCCTTTGATAATACTAGCTCCACCTAAAGAATAGCCTACGCCTTCGCACGGTAAAATCCCTTCAACGGGCGCACCGTTTTTCTTCTCACGTGGGTAAACCAACATGAAACCTAAATCAATTGCTACGGTACCGTTAGCCAAATAGTTGCTCGCAAGACCTGTTTTGGTATGTTGCATGAGATTAGGTTCTAATTTTTTTAAATAATCAAAAGCTTTTTCCTCTCCCCATAATGTGGAAAAAGTGCTGATAAGTGAATAACCCGTACCAGAAACACGGGGATCGGGATATTGAATTTGTCCTTGATATTCAGGCTTTATTAGATCTGCATAACATTTTGGCGCAGGAATATTCAATTCTTTTAATTTTTTAGTATTCACTCCAATGCCTAGCTCCATTAAGTAAATCACAGAGGTGAAATTACCACGTTGCTCCATTAAAGATTTAAATTGCGGCATGATATCTTTTTGTAATGGGGAGCGATAGGATTCAAGTAAGCCTAATTCTGCAGCTTGAAGATGCGGTTCAATGGTGCCGCCAAACCAGAAATCAGCTTGTGGGTTTTCTTTTTCAGCTTTAATTTTGCCTAATACAACGCCTGTACTATTACGTACAAATTGAGCATCTACATTGTATTTTTTACTAAAGGCTTGCGTGACTTTTTCGCATACTACGTTTTGTACACTGCAATACACGGTGAGTTTGCCTTCAGCCTGTGCGTGAGACGTGTACGCGAGAGCGGTTAGAGCTGAAAGTGCGGTTAATTTTAACGTGGTTTTTATTGACATTATGTCTCCTTTTACGTCGTCAATATTTAGTAATTATTTGATATTGCTAATATAAGCGGGCAGAGGAAATTTGTAAATATTGGGATTGTTTAAACGCATAATTCCCACTATAATCCCCTGTAAATTTAACCAGATTAAAATAAGAGCAATGGATATTTCAGAATTACTTGATGGCTTGAATGATAAACAACGTGAAGCAGTGGCAGCACCGCTTGGCAATTACCTTGTGCTTGCCGGTGCTGGAAGTGGTAAAACTCGCGTACTGACTCACCGTATTGCTTGGTTGATTGCTGTAGAAAATATTTCTGAAGGTAGCATTATGGCGGTAACCTTCACCAATAAAGCCGCTGCTGAAATGCGCCATCGTATTCAAGATACCTTATCCAAACATGCTCAATCGAATCTATTTGGCATGTGGATTGGCACATTCCATAGCATTGCTCATCGATTATTACGCGCTCACCATTTAGATGTGAACTTGCCACAAGATTTCCAAATTTTAGATTCTGAAGACCAACTTCGTTTAGTAAAACGCTTGATGAAATTACACAATTATGATGATAAAGCGTTTCCACCAAAGCAAGCGTGCTGGTATATCAATAATAAAAAAGATGAAGGTTTAAGACCACAAGATATCAATGATTTTGGTGATCGTCAGGAAAAAGAGTGGATTAAGATCTACCAAATTTATCAAGATACTTGCGATCGTGCAGGTTTGGTCGATTTTGCCGAATTACTAATTCGTGCCTATGAATTATTTGCTAAAAAGCCCGTGATTTTGCAACGCTATCAACAACGTTTTCAGCATATCTTGGTGGATGAGTTCCAAGATACCAACAAAATACAATATGCCTGGATCAAAATTCTTGCCGGCAATACGGGTAAAGTGATGATTGTGGGAGATGATGACCAATCTATTTATGGATGGCGTGGTGCACAGGTCGAAAATATTCAAAAATTCCTGAAAGATTTCAAGGCTGAAACCATTCGCTTGGAGCAAAATTATCGTTCTACCGGCAATATTTTGAAAAGTGCCAACCAACTTATTTCGAATAATAGTGATCGTCTCGGTAAGAATTTATGGACCGATGGTGAAATGGGCGAGCCAGTGGGTATTTATGCGGCATTTAATGAATTAGATGAGGCAAAATTTGTGGCTTCTCAGATTCAAAACTGGGTAGATGACGGTGGAAAATTAGATGATTGTGCTGTTTTATATCGTAGTAATAGCCAATCTCGTGTCATTGAAGAAGCCTTGATTCGTTGTCAAATTCCTTATCGTATTTACGGTGGGATGCGATTCTTTGAACGCCAAGAAATTAAAGATGCGTTGGCGTATTTACGCTTAATTAATAACCGTCAAGACGATGCCGCGTTTGAACGTGTAATTAATACGCCTACACGTGGTATTGGCGATCGTACTTTAGATGTGTTACGAAATTTAACCCGAGAACGTCAAATTACTTTATGGCAAGCTGTTCAAGTAGCCACACAAGAAAATATGCTAACGGGGCGAGCTTCAACTGCATTACTGCGTTTCCAAGAGTTGATTAATTCTTTACAGGTGGATACGGCTGAAATGCCATTGTTTGCACAGACAGATTTCGTGATTAAACATTCTGGCTTATACGACATGTATAAACAAGAAAAAGGCGAAAAAGGTGAAGTGCGTATTGAAAACTTAGAGGAATTGGTGACGGCAACCCGAGAATTTATCAAACCCGATGAAGCAGAGGATATGACCGATCTTACCGCCTTTTTAACTCACGCCTCTTTAGAAGCGGGAGAAGAGCAGGCCTCCCCTCATCAATCTTGTGTAGAAATGATGACCTTACACTCAGCAAAAGGCTTGGAGTTTCCACGCGTGTTTATGGTTGGGGTGGAAGAGGGGGTATTCCCAAGTTTCCGTTCATTTGAAGAGCCCGGTCGTTTAGAAGAAGAACGTCGTCTTGCTTATGTGGGTATTACTCGAGCTAAGCAAAAACTCACCATTTGTTATGCTGAAAGTCGTCGTGTTTATACAAAAGAAGAACGTCATTTGCCTTCACGTTTTATTACAGAATTACCATCAGAATGCATTCAAGAAATCCGCTTGCGTGGAACGGTGACTCGAGCATTAAACCAAGCGAAAGTGGGAAGTTTAAACACGAGTTTGCCTGAGAATGAATGGAAAATGGGACAAAAAGTGAAACATGAAAAGTTTGGTTTTGGCACAGTGATAAACGTTGAAGGCTCAGATAATAACACCCGTTTACAAATCGCTTTTCAAGCTCAAGGTATTAAGTGGTTAATTGCCCATTTGGCAAAATTAGAAAAAGTGCGGTAGAATCGGGAGGATTTTATTGCAGCGGGCATGAATATTGATGTTTATGCTCAAGGTGCCAAGTGCGAAAGCATTCGAAGAAATGACCGCACTTTTATCATGTGGGAAGTAGATGTTTAAATTTATTTTAAAACGTATTTTAATGGTGATTCCTACCTTTATCGCCATTACTTTTGTGACTTTTGCGCTCATTCATTTTATTCCAGGCGATCCTGTGGAGATTATGATGGGAGAGCGAGGTTTAACGCCAGAAGTTCATCAACAAATGATGAAACAACTTGGTCTCGATTTACCGTTGTATCAGCAATATTTCAATTATATTAGTAATGTAATACAAGGCGATTTCGGTGAATCATTCCGCACTCAACAACCTGTTCTGAGGGAGTTTTTCACACTTTTCCCTGCTACGTTTGAATTGGCTTTCTTTGCACTATTTTGGTCATTAATTGCCGGCATTACGCTAGGAACGATTGCTGCCGTCAAGAAAGATAGCTGGATTTCTCATACCGTGACAGCTATGTCATTAACGGGTTATTCCATGCCAATTTTCTGGTGGGGATTAATTTTGATCTTATATATTTCACCTTGGTTAGATTTACCACAAGGGGGACGTTTAGAAGACAGTTTCTGGATCGATACACCAACTGGTTTTATGTTAATTGATACTTGGCTTTCAGGCGTGCCTGGCGCCTTTTGGAATGCCATTAAGTCATTGATTCTACCATCTATTGTGTTAGGTACCATTCCACTTGCGGTGATTACCCGAATGACACGTTCTTCTATGTTGGAAGTGTTAGGTGAAGATTATATTCGTACCGCAAAAGCGAAAGGCTTAAGTTATACCCGAATTGTGATTGTACATGCGCTACGTAATGCGCTTATCCCTGTTGTAACAGTGGTGGGCTTGATTGTAGGACAGTTATTATCCGGTGCAGTTTTAACCGAAACAATTTTCTCATGGCCGGGTATTGGTAAATGGATTATCGATGCGATTTCTAATCGTGATTATCCGGTCTTACAAGGCGCCGTGTTGATTATCGCTACAATTATTATTGTGGTGAATTTGACGATCGATTTACTTTATGGCGTGGTAAACCCACGTATTCGCCATCAATAAGGAGCCTTATTAATGACGGAACAAACTTTATCTATTGAAACGATTGCACCTCGCACACCGTTGCAGGAGTTTTGGTTTTATTTCAAACAAAATAAAGGGGCTGTGATTGGGCTCACTTTTATTCTTGTTGTGGCATTAATCAGTATTTTTGCCCCTTGGATTGCACCTTTCGACCCTATCGAACAAAATCGTTCAGCGCTATTGTTACCGCCAGCTTGGTATGAAGGTGGTAATTCAGCCTATTTACTGGGTACGGATGACATTGGTCGAGATATTCTTTCTCGCATTATTTATGGTACGCGCATTTCTGTTTTTGCAGGTTTCATTATAGTCATTCTATCTTGTATTTTAGGAACGAGCCTTGGCTTGCTAGCCGGCTATTATGGCGGGGCATTAGATACATTAATTGTTCGTTTTATTGACATTATGTTGGCTATCCCAAACTTGCTTTTAACCATTGTGGTGGTATCAATCTTAGAGCCCTCTTTAACCAATGCGACGTTGGCGATTGCCGTGGTTTCGATTCCAAGTTATGTGCGTTTAACACGTGCAGCGGTATTAAATGAGAAAAACAGAGATTATGTCACCTCTTCGCGTGTAGCGGGAGCAAGCGTATTACGCTTAATGTTTATTGTGATTTTACCGAATTGCCTTGCACCGCTTATCGTGCAAATGACAATGGGGATTTCTAATGCAATTTTAGAATTAGCAACCTTAGGTTTCTTAGGTATTGGTGCAAAACCACCAACACCGGAATTGGGGACCATGTTATCTGAATCACGCAGCTTTATGCAGGCAGCAAACTGGTTGGTTACGATTCCAGGTTTAGTGATTTTATCGCTTGTTTTAGCATTTAACTTAATGGGCGACGGGTTGCGTGATGCGCTCGATCCAAAATTAAAACAATAGGGGGCAGGATGGCATTATTAGATGTAAAAGAACTTTCTGTTCACTTTGGTGATGAAAAAGCACCTTTTAAAGCGGTGGATCGTATTAGCTACCAAGTTAATCAAGGCGAAGTATTAGGTATTGTCGGCGAGTCTGGCTCAGGGAAATCAGTAAGTTCCCTTGCGGTAATGGGCTTAATTGATTTTCCTGGTCGAGTTTCAGCGCAGGGCTTGGCATTTGAAGGAAAAGATCTTTTAAGCTTACCGCCAAAAGAAAAGCGGGAATTAGTTGGGGCCGATATTGCCATGATCTTCCAAGACCCAATGACAAGCTTAAATCCCGCTTATACGGTGGGTTTCCAAATTATGGAAGCCATCAAAGCGCATCAAGGCGGCAGTAAAAAAGAACGCCGTGAACGTACTTTAGAGCTATTACGTTTAGTCGGCATACCTGATCCTGAATCACGTATTGATGTCTATCCGCATCAGCTTTCTGGCGGGATGAGCCAACGCGTTATGATTGCTATGGCGATAGCTTGTAAACCGAGATTGCTGATTGCAGATGAACCAACCACTGCACTGGATGTAACCATTCAAGCACAAATTGTAGATTTGTTGCTTGAGTTACAGCAAAAAGAATGTATGTCGTTGATTCTGATTACGCACGATCTTGCGTTAGTCGCAGAGGCGGCGCATCGTATTATTGTGATGTATGCGGGACAAGTAGTAGAAGAAGGACGAGCAGAAGATATTTTCCGTGAACCAAAACATCCTTATACTCAAGCATTATTACGTTCTTTACCGGAGTTTGCAGAAGGTAAATCTCGGTTACAATCGTTGCCCGGTGTAGTGCCAGGTAAATACGATCGCCCACAAGGTTGCTTGTTAAATCCACGTTGTCCGTATGCGACCGATCTTTGTCGAACTGTTGAACCTGAATTACGTCACGTAGGAAATCGACAAGTTAAATGTCATACCCCATTAAATGCCCAAGGAGAACCAAGCAATGTCTAATGTCGCGCAAGAAAATGCACCATTGCTCAATGCTATTGGGCTGAAAAAATATTATCCTGTGAAAAAAGGAATGTTTGCGAAAACACAGCAAGTGAAAGCATTAGATGGTGTGTCTTTTTCTCTAGAACGAGGCAAAACGCTTGCCGTGGTGGGGGAGTCAGGTTGTGGGAAATCGACACTTGGTCGTCTTTTGACGATGATAGAAGAGCCGACTGAAGGTGAGTTGTATTACAACGGGCAAAATTTCTTAGAGAATGATCACGAAACGAAAGCATTGCGCCGTCAGAAAATCCAAATCGTGTTTCAAAACCCTTATGCATCACTGAACCCGCGTAAGAAAATTGGCACAATTTTGGAAGAACCTTTAGTCATTAATACCAATTTATCGGCAAAAGAGCGTAAAGAAAAAGTATTGGCCATGATGGCAAAAGTGGGACTGCGTGCAGAGTTTTATAATCGCTATCCACATATGTTTTCGGGAGGACAGCGTCAACGTATCGCGATTGCCCGTGGTTTAATGCTTGAACCTGATGTGGTTGTGGCGGATGAACCCGTTTCTGCATTAGATGTGTCCGTTCGTGCGCAAGTGCTGAATTTGATGATGGATTTGCAAGCTGAGCTTGGTTTATCTTATGTATTTATTTCCCATGATCTTTCGGTGGTTGAGCATATTGCAGATGAGGTGATGGTAATGTATTTAGGTCGTTGTGTTGAAATGGGCACAAAAGAGCAGATCTTTAATAATCCTCAGCATCCTTATACACAAGCGTTACTTTCGGCGACACCGAGATTATCGCCTGAATTACGTCGTCAGCGGATTAAATTAAAGGGCGAATTGCCAAGCCCGATTAATCCACCAAAAGGTTGTGCATTTAATCCGCGTTGTTGGAAAGCGACCGATAAATGTCGAAATGAGCAACCGAAATTGGAAAAATATCCTGATGGTAAGCTAATCGCTTGTTTCCATCTCGATTAGAAAAGAAAAAAGAAAATGACCGCACTTATTGAGTAAGTGCGGTCATTTTTTAGACGTTTTGAGCGCGATAGCGGAAATTGAAGAAGACAAAGATGCCAAGTGCAATCATCGCTAATGCTGCCCCCGTAAAGCCAATATATTCAAGACCGACATGACGAGCGATTTGGTTACCAAACAGTGCACCTGCACCAATACCCGCATTGAAAATACCTGAATAAATGGCACTTGCGACGTCTGTTGCATCAGGAGCAAGTTGAAGTACGCGCATTTGTAAGGCGAGCCCGATACAAGAGATGCCAATACCCCAAATAAAGGCTAGGGTAAACATCGTGACTGTATAACTTGCAGAAACAAGCATAAAGGCTAAAGAGACTGCCAATAAAATCATTGCCGTACTGATAAATTGGATTGGACCAAAACGGTATAAGCGGTTAAAGATCACACTTGCGGTAATGCCAGACACCCCAAATACCAACAAAATTATTGTCGCAAGATTTGGATCGAGTTCGCCGATTTGAACCATAAAGGGTTCAATGTAGGTATAAGCGGTAAAGTGTGCTGAAACGATAAGTACCGTTGTGGCATAAAGTCCAATGAGTAATGGACGTTTTGCCAAAATCGGTAGGCTAGAAAGTGAGCCGGCATTTTTACTTGGTAGATTTGGTAATAAACGCATAATAAATACCATCACAACCAAAGCTAATGCGGCAATGATTGCGAAAGTAATACGCCAACCAACTAATTGACCGACTAAACGGCCTAATGGTAAGCCTAAAATAGTCGCAAGGGATGTACCGATAGCGAGCATACCAATTGCTTGTGTTTTCTTATTCTTCGGTGCCACACGCATCACTAATGATGCGGTAATTGCCCAGAAGAGGGAATGCGCTACCGCAATACACATACGGGCAATTAGCAGAATCCAATAATT encodes:
- the dppD gene encoding dipeptide ABC transporter ATP-binding protein, producing MALLDVKELSVHFGDEKAPFKAVDRISYQVNQGEVLGIVGESGSGKSVSSLAVMGLIDFPGRVSAQGLAFEGKDLLSLPPKEKRELVGADIAMIFQDPMTSLNPAYTVGFQIMEAIKAHQGGSKKERRERTLELLRLVGIPDPESRIDVYPHQLSGGMSQRVMIAMAIACKPRLLIADEPTTALDVTIQAQIVDLLLELQQKECMSLILITHDLALVAEAAHRIIVMYAGQVVEEGRAEDIFREPKHPYTQALLRSLPEFAEGKSRLQSLPGVVPGKYDRPQGCLLNPRCPYATDLCRTVEPELRHVGNRQVKCHTPLNAQGEPSNV
- a CDS encoding sugar transporter, which encodes MSFYQKAERTQYWRVVIMACAAFIFNTTEFVPVALLTDIGQSFDMQSSDVGLMMTVYAWTVMIMSLPAMLATGDMERKGLLLKLFVIFIIGHIISVIAWNYWILLIARMCIAVAHSLFWAITASLVMRVAPKNKKTQAIGMLAIGTSLATILGLPLGRLVGQLVGWRITFAIIAALALVVMVFIMRLLPNLPSKNAGSLSSLPILAKRPLLIGLYATTVLIVSAHFTAYTYIEPFMVQIGELDPNLATIILLVFGVSGITASVIFNRLYRFGPIQFISTAMILLAVSLAFMLVSASYTVTMFTLAFIWGIGISCIGLALQMRVLQLAPDATDVASAIYSGIFNAGIGAGALFGNQIARHVGLEYIGFTGAALAMIALGIFVFFNFRYRAQNV
- a CDS encoding peptide ABC transporter ATP-binding protein; its protein translation is MSNVAQENAPLLNAIGLKKYYPVKKGMFAKTQQVKALDGVSFSLERGKTLAVVGESGCGKSTLGRLLTMIEEPTEGELYYNGQNFLENDHETKALRRQKIQIVFQNPYASLNPRKKIGTILEEPLVINTNLSAKERKEKVLAMMAKVGLRAEFYNRYPHMFSGGQRQRIAIARGLMLEPDVVVADEPVSALDVSVRAQVLNLMMDLQAELGLSYVFISHDLSVVEHIADEVMVMYLGRCVEMGTKEQIFNNPQHPYTQALLSATPRLSPELRRQRIKLKGELPSPINPPKGCAFNPRCWKATDKCRNEQPKLEKYPDGKLIACFHLD